Proteins encoded together in one Undibacterium sp. CCC3.4 window:
- a CDS encoding helix-turn-helix domain-containing protein, translating into MKLPKYEALGKRMCDLRMAIGIATQAELAHHLGMSQQTVSRWEAGTSRPRTNELSKLAAVLKVDVTELTNAAGYAPEVTTVSFDRLLPLPSLLPDSFEYFCLDLLATHHQGTADVHLAGKTGHKQYGIDIEAQFANGDLHTYQCKRVAEFGPEKVKKAIKDQTIAAKKKHLLLSRVASPDARGEIKRVRGWDLWDQVDITRVFRTLPKREQVRIADIYFPTQRFALTGELAAGPWQTVEAFFAPQLVEGRVFNQRWELVGRRTELDGLAHAFADPSVLAVSLIGRAGEGKSRVLRTALEAFASQYPGVRVVVASPTEEITAKSLEDLGAGEKLLVVDDVHDRSDLVQLIRYAADSRSQARLLLVYRSYWTDVVQRELARYGLTGNLTRSITLGKPTKQDGIALATQVLSKNGAPIESAKEIAAVAYDSPLAVVVGAQIVATEGLHPELFGSNEVFRTTVLKHYEKVIAQGIAQGKDQERVHAILRVLALIQPVVPDDKHVLELLANIEGIEAPDASRLVRLLVDAGVLFKRGAKYRLSPDLLADSIIESACITASGASNGHAEKVFAASIPEHKEHVLLNLGRLDWRRNEGDASASTLLDGLWSLLAWEDDYVHAQVKSAAAAAYFQPRQALAFARRLIDGGHGQDEDVCRIAHGATYHINYLADACSLLWEAGQHDARPTHQHPNHAIRLLIELATPEPRKPAEFVEGVVDFALSLLDYPESWNGPYTPFDVLKGALATEGRFTSAATSREITISTYAVQRERVKQVRQRIIAELLSSLSHTNQRRAFLAAQHLADALRGPIAAQPGIADPWGDEFLETLERIDTLLGTADVPATILLRVAESVHWHAFYGPARTQAPARRILARLSRDLVTRTIRAFMDAWGTNTWPMEENTGRPQHDADIDALCLELGAQYPEPTRLAQFLHDRLEDITRATGSPNYGPAQLFLGRLLQSNLSLARHLVQAYLRGESSQLSPHVGRALGVLLTSAREEVSALIEELLAKSDSQLQMVAEGYLFASNIAPYSELDLVALKRVFASREGAVLWCAPRIAHEVARTDKRLAIELLASVDMENALRYARDFFMWIVHEETIPFDLIRDDQLQRLIGGLRHASRLDDHWVNAFLKKVIRRAPGLVLELAMARIDDAIASDDWQKQPLGGVLHDRDALNLMSLSEGPALLRGLLDWALARIGDYTFSYRFAELMQSLCSPYGAVCVATMEDWFTGGSAEHLKVVTAILRDAGPRFIHANEGFAARTLKAARGISRKAHKDLSSAIFAASVSGVRSGAPGKPFDADLELKQMAEQRLAHLAKSDATFELYRDLRDYAAHAIERQLEEGRSMDEEDADA; encoded by the coding sequence ATGAAACTTCCTAAATACGAAGCGCTAGGCAAGCGGATGTGCGATCTGAGGATGGCCATAGGCATAGCAACGCAGGCCGAGCTCGCTCATCACCTCGGCATGTCCCAGCAAACCGTTAGCCGCTGGGAAGCGGGAACTTCCCGGCCCCGCACCAATGAGCTGTCAAAGCTCGCTGCGGTGCTCAAGGTTGACGTAACGGAACTGACGAACGCCGCAGGGTATGCCCCTGAGGTGACGACGGTGTCTTTCGATCGGCTGCTTCCGCTCCCAAGCCTGCTGCCCGACAGCTTCGAATACTTCTGCCTCGATCTTCTCGCGACCCACCACCAAGGAACAGCGGACGTACACTTGGCGGGAAAGACGGGCCACAAGCAGTACGGCATCGACATTGAGGCGCAGTTCGCCAACGGCGACCTGCACACGTACCAATGCAAGCGCGTAGCGGAGTTCGGCCCCGAGAAGGTTAAGAAGGCGATCAAGGACCAGACGATCGCCGCGAAGAAGAAGCACCTCCTCCTCTCCCGCGTCGCCAGTCCCGACGCGCGCGGCGAAATCAAACGCGTGCGTGGATGGGACCTCTGGGACCAAGTCGACATCACACGGGTCTTCCGCACCCTGCCGAAGCGCGAGCAGGTGCGCATCGCCGACATCTACTTCCCGACGCAGCGCTTCGCGCTGACGGGCGAGCTGGCCGCAGGGCCGTGGCAAACGGTAGAGGCGTTCTTCGCGCCGCAGCTCGTGGAAGGTCGTGTTTTCAATCAGCGCTGGGAACTCGTAGGCCGCAGAACGGAACTCGATGGGCTCGCGCACGCCTTCGCAGATCCCAGCGTACTTGCGGTGAGTCTGATCGGCCGTGCAGGTGAAGGGAAGTCACGGGTGCTGCGTACTGCCCTTGAAGCGTTCGCTTCGCAGTACCCGGGCGTTCGCGTGGTCGTAGCCTCGCCCACGGAGGAAATCACGGCGAAGAGCCTTGAGGATTTGGGGGCTGGCGAGAAGCTGCTCGTTGTCGATGACGTTCATGACCGCAGTGATTTGGTCCAACTCATTCGCTACGCAGCCGACAGTCGCTCCCAGGCGCGTTTACTTCTGGTCTATCGGTCGTATTGGACCGATGTCGTACAGCGCGAACTGGCGCGCTACGGACTGACGGGAAACCTGACCAGGTCGATCACACTGGGCAAGCCAACGAAGCAGGACGGGATCGCCTTAGCTACCCAGGTGCTCTCCAAGAACGGGGCGCCGATCGAGTCCGCCAAAGAGATCGCGGCCGTGGCGTACGACAGTCCGCTGGCCGTCGTAGTCGGCGCGCAGATCGTCGCCACCGAAGGACTGCACCCGGAGCTGTTCGGCTCGAATGAGGTCTTCCGAACGACGGTGTTGAAGCATTACGAGAAAGTCATCGCGCAGGGAATCGCGCAGGGGAAAGACCAAGAGCGCGTGCATGCGATCCTTCGCGTGCTGGCGCTCATCCAGCCCGTTGTCCCTGACGACAAGCACGTGCTGGAACTGCTCGCGAACATCGAGGGGATCGAGGCCCCCGATGCGTCACGCTTGGTGCGACTCCTTGTCGATGCTGGGGTGCTCTTCAAACGGGGCGCTAAATACCGGCTGTCACCCGATCTGCTGGCCGACTCGATCATCGAATCGGCGTGCATCACGGCAAGCGGTGCTTCGAACGGCCACGCCGAGAAGGTCTTCGCCGCATCCATACCCGAGCACAAGGAGCATGTACTGCTGAACCTCGGGCGGCTCGACTGGCGGCGGAACGAAGGAGACGCATCTGCGAGCACGCTACTCGACGGGCTGTGGTCGCTGCTCGCATGGGAAGACGACTACGTGCATGCACAGGTAAAATCTGCAGCTGCGGCGGCGTACTTCCAGCCTCGACAAGCCCTCGCCTTCGCTCGACGACTGATTGACGGCGGGCATGGGCAGGACGAGGACGTGTGTCGCATCGCCCATGGCGCGACGTACCATATCAACTACCTCGCCGATGCATGCTCGCTGCTCTGGGAAGCCGGGCAACACGATGCACGACCGACGCACCAGCATCCGAACCACGCGATTCGACTCCTGATAGAGCTTGCGACGCCGGAGCCTCGGAAACCGGCCGAATTCGTCGAGGGCGTTGTCGATTTCGCGCTATCGCTCCTCGACTACCCGGAGAGCTGGAACGGACCGTACACGCCATTCGACGTGCTCAAAGGCGCCCTCGCGACCGAAGGTCGCTTCACGTCCGCTGCCACGAGCCGCGAAATCACGATCTCGACGTACGCGGTCCAGCGCGAGAGGGTCAAACAAGTGCGGCAGCGGATCATCGCCGAGCTACTCTCAAGCCTCTCACATACGAATCAGCGCCGCGCCTTTCTGGCCGCACAGCATCTCGCCGATGCCCTCCGCGGGCCTATCGCCGCTCAGCCCGGCATCGCTGACCCCTGGGGCGACGAATTCCTCGAAACGCTCGAAAGGATCGATACGCTGCTCGGCACAGCAGACGTGCCCGCAACAATCCTGCTCAGGGTCGCGGAGTCAGTTCATTGGCACGCGTTCTACGGTCCCGCGCGTACCCAGGCGCCGGCGCGACGGATTCTCGCTCGCCTCAGTCGCGACCTCGTCACGCGCACGATCCGCGCGTTCATGGACGCCTGGGGTACGAATACGTGGCCGATGGAAGAGAACACCGGCCGCCCGCAACACGACGCGGACATCGACGCGCTCTGCCTCGAACTTGGAGCGCAGTACCCTGAGCCGACCCGACTCGCGCAATTCCTGCATGACCGCTTGGAGGACATCACCCGCGCGACCGGCTCCCCGAACTACGGGCCCGCCCAACTCTTCCTCGGTCGCCTGCTGCAATCGAACCTATCGCTTGCCCGGCATCTCGTGCAAGCGTATCTGCGTGGCGAAAGTTCTCAGCTCTCTCCGCACGTTGGGCGAGCCCTGGGAGTCCTGCTGACTAGCGCCCGTGAGGAAGTGTCTGCATTGATCGAGGAGTTACTCGCGAAGAGCGACTCGCAGCTTCAGATGGTTGCGGAGGGCTATCTGTTCGCGTCCAATATCGCCCCGTATTCTGAGCTCGACCTTGTCGCGCTGAAACGTGTCTTCGCCAGCCGCGAAGGGGCGGTCCTCTGGTGCGCGCCGCGCATCGCGCACGAGGTAGCGCGGACAGACAAGCGGCTGGCAATCGAGCTCCTGGCAAGTGTCGACATGGAAAACGCACTGCGCTACGCGCGCGACTTCTTCATGTGGATTGTTCACGAAGAGACGATTCCGTTCGATCTGATCCGCGACGACCAGTTGCAAAGACTGATCGGCGGTCTGCGCCACGCATCTCGCCTAGACGATCACTGGGTCAACGCGTTCCTGAAGAAGGTTATTCGACGGGCACCGGGCTTGGTCCTCGAATTGGCTATGGCGCGCATCGACGATGCGATAGCCTCCGACGATTGGCAAAAGCAACCCCTTGGTGGTGTCCTTCATGACCGGGATGCGCTCAACCTCATGTCCCTATCTGAGGGGCCGGCGCTCCTTCGCGGCCTGCTCGACTGGGCGCTCGCCCGGATCGGTGACTACACGTTCAGCTACCGCTTCGCCGAACTCATGCAGTCGCTCTGCAGTCCGTACGGTGCGGTGTGCGTCGCGACCATGGAGGACTGGTTCACCGGTGGCTCCGCCGAGCACTTGAAGGTCGTTACTGCAATTCTTCGCGATGCCGGCCCTCGCTTCATCCATGCCAATGAGGGATTCGCAGCACGAACGCTGAAGGCTGCGCGTGGCATTAGCCGCAAGGCGCATAAGGATCTTTCCTCAGCGATCTTCGCGGCCAGCGTGAGTGGAGTCCGTTCGGGGGCACCCGGCAAGCCGTTCGATGCTGATCTCGAACTCAAGCAGATGGCGGAGCAGCGTCTGGCGCACCTTGCAAAGAGCGACGCGACATTCGAGCTCTACCGAGACCTCCGGGACTACGCTGCCC
- a CDS encoding nucleotidyl transferase AbiEii/AbiGii toxin family protein, which yields MIPQRNISLISNTLMSAGGRRIPEAVIERDYVLAWFLTGLAGHPLREVLAFKGGTALRRCWFEDYRFSEDLDFTLTRPITLEDILAGLAEIFAAVEAACGLRIAFDREDRHSHQNSHTFYLRYQGPLPAANDVKVDITITEVLCFPLQDRPIHRIYDSFDDLPEGPTLKVYAIKEIVVEKLLALSDRARNEPRDLYDLWYLFGSTDLRVAEMRVELDAKLALRQRVVAGMEQAIAAKEDRLRRLWTARLAHQMNQLPPFDDVFREVLRAVRAADLPKAAG from the coding sequence ATGATTCCACAACGCAATATCTCCCTGATCTCGAACACATTGATGAGCGCCGGCGGCCGGCGCATTCCCGAGGCCGTCATCGAACGCGATTACGTGCTGGCTTGGTTCCTGACCGGTCTGGCCGGTCATCCGTTGCGCGAGGTGCTGGCCTTCAAAGGTGGCACGGCCCTGCGACGTTGCTGGTTCGAGGACTATCGGTTTTCGGAAGACCTGGACTTCACGCTAACCCGTCCGATCACCCTCGAAGATATTCTGGCAGGGTTAGCCGAAATCTTTGCGGCGGTTGAGGCTGCGTGCGGCTTGCGGATCGCATTCGACCGCGAAGACCGCCACAGCCACCAGAACAGCCACACGTTTTATCTGCGCTACCAGGGGCCACTGCCCGCTGCAAACGACGTGAAGGTTGATATCACGATCACCGAAGTCCTGTGCTTCCCGCTGCAAGATCGCCCGATTCATCGCATCTACGATAGCTTTGACGATTTACCCGAAGGGCCAACCTTGAAGGTCTATGCCATCAAGGAAATCGTGGTTGAAAAGCTGCTGGCATTGAGCGACCGGGCGCGCAATGAACCGCGCGACTTGTACGACCTCTGGTATCTGTTCGGTTCTACGGACTTGCGCGTAGCGGAAATGCGCGTCGAACTCGATGCCAAGTTGGCGCTGCGGCAGCGCGTCGTCGCAGGCATGGAGCAGGCAATCGCCGCCAAGGAAGATCGTCTGCGGCGACTCTGGACTGCCCGCCTCGCGCACCAGATGAACCAACTGCCGCCGTTCGATGACGTTTTTCGGGAAGTGCTGCGGGCCGTTCGCGCCGCCGACTTGCCGAAGGCGGCCGGCTGA
- a CDS encoding type IV toxin-antitoxin system AbiEi family antitoxin domain-containing protein: MQTKTLGPRAAQLFTELNELRRSTFTLADVGSITGLSAAAARNLVHKAQQRGLVTRLKPGLYNLVPFELGRATEHIDSPYLIARELAGAAPYFLSHGTALELHRMVTQPNFTVYVSCTRRVRPQTVGGYDFRFVHITAEQEFGVVKHWIDKERFVMISDMERTIIDGLRHPAFVGGITEVAKGLWMKRDVLKIERLVDYAQRLGVGAVVRRLGYLLEHYGLADVLALEPLLGMLTATYQRLDPLLPSEGAFLSRWRLQLNVTPEELDTVRLG, translated from the coding sequence TTGCAAACAAAGACGCTAGGCCCACGGGCAGCGCAACTCTTCACTGAGCTGAATGAACTGCGCCGGTCTACGTTCACGCTGGCGGATGTCGGTTCGATCACCGGCCTGTCGGCTGCGGCGGCCCGCAATCTTGTGCACAAGGCTCAGCAGCGAGGCTTGGTGACGCGACTGAAGCCCGGTTTGTACAACCTCGTCCCCTTCGAACTCGGCCGGGCCACTGAGCACATCGACAGCCCGTACCTGATCGCGCGTGAACTCGCCGGTGCCGCGCCCTACTTCCTGTCGCACGGCACCGCGCTTGAACTGCACCGCATGGTGACGCAGCCGAACTTCACCGTGTATGTGTCATGTACGCGGCGCGTGCGTCCGCAGACGGTCGGTGGCTATGACTTCCGGTTTGTCCACATCACTGCGGAACAAGAATTCGGGGTCGTGAAGCACTGGATCGACAAAGAGCGCTTCGTGATGATCAGCGACATGGAGCGCACGATCATCGACGGGCTTCGACACCCGGCATTTGTCGGTGGCATTACCGAAGTCGCCAAGGGCTTATGGATGAAGCGGGACGTACTGAAAATCGAACGGCTGGTGGACTACGCACAACGCCTCGGCGTCGGCGCCGTCGTGCGCCGCCTCGGCTACCTGCTGGAACACTATGGCCTGGCCGATGTGTTGGCGCTGGAACCATTGCTCGGCATGCTGACGGCAACGTACCAGCGCCTTGATCCACTGCTTCCCTCCGAGGGGGCTTTTCTCTCACGTTGGCGGCTCCAGCTCAACGTGACTCCCGAAGAACTCGATACCGTAAGGCTTGGCTAA